Proteins from one Sarcophilus harrisii chromosome 2, mSarHar1.11, whole genome shotgun sequence genomic window:
- the LOC105749221 gene encoding C-type lectin domain family 4 member K: MEMNSIYENVTQRNAVPQAGKGLSHHSYNLGQTSNVLANRRPWIIYTVLALLLLILITSLAAVTYLYLQMKAINTTSEAYRWKADAEKANASLVALRDQNKILKQKLSEIYTVHKGHLYYFSCGVKSWAAAEETCVSKGSHLTSVTSVDEQEFLYNKTNGVNFWNGLNKREDQKTFRWSDGTSFDEAKTKGFWRDGEPNNNNDNEHCVHFWDKKLKSWNDLNCESPLRFICKWNCESSRACQGLL, encoded by the exons ATGGAAATGAATAGCATCTATGAAAATGTGACCCAGAGAAATGCAGTGCCCCAGGCTGGAAAAG gTCTATCCCACCATTCCTACAACCTAGGTCAGACCTCTAATGTTTTGG CCAACAGGAGACCATGGATCATCTATACTGTCCTGGCCCTCTTGCTTCTGATCCTGATAACTTCCTTGGCAGCTGTGACTTACCTGT ATCTCCAGATGAAAGCCATCAACACGACCTCAGAAGCTTACAGGTGGAAAGCTGACGCTGAGAAAGCCAACGCCTCCCTCGTCGCCCTCAGAGACCAAAACA AAATCCTGAAGCAGAAACTGTCCGAGATTTACACCGTCCACAAGGGACACCTCTATTACTTTTCCTGTGGTGTAAAGTCCTGGGCTGCAGCTGAGGAGACCTGTGTGTCCAAAGGCTCCCACCTCACCTCAGTGACCTCCGTGGATGAGCAG gaatttctttataataaaacgAATGGTGTCAATTTCTGGAATGGCCTGaacaaaagagaagatcaaaagaCCTTCCGCTGGTCAGATGGGACCTCATTTGATGAAGCCAAGACCAAAGG GTTTTGGAGAGATGGGGaaccaaacaacaataatgacaatgAGCACTGTGTCCATTTCTGGGATAAAAAGCTCAAATCATGGAATGATCTCAACTGTGAGTCTCCCTTAAGGTTCATCTGTAAGTGGAACTGTGAGTCATCTAGAGCTTGCCAAGGATTATTATGA